The sequence ttataatttatagaagttaatcgtttggttcaaataatatttccgagtagatttcataattaatgacgagttacctaagatgatatttaagtaataagagaatatgttttaataaatgcaaaacgttgtgactatgttagaattaaattaggataaaaatattatgtaaaagtgatgctacggcgaagaaaaacttatgtaaactgccttaagaaataaacgtatttatgaaaaaaaatccagaaaCATAATTCTCTTAAAGCTAAAATCCAGCAAAACTATTTAAAAAAGTATTACGTAGGTTTTGAaactccgtgtccatcgtcattcaaaaactactatccaaatttctttcaaattttgcacacactttccacatgtaaaataccagaacccaacgttctcaaaaatacctcttcaccgacttatttctcaatatgttTCCAcgataaaattacaaaatgttgttcgaatgatgctttgtattatgcaaaacgtttgagtttattttgttgaacgttaattttttaatatttttaaaatcgcaaaaatgatattGTTGTTTCATTATATAGACCCTACCTAACAGCCCCGCCCCTTGAAAAAACTAGGACTCGATGTACTTCATTTTGGTTACATCCGGAAATATGAGCGCCAGCCCAAAACATATTAGAGTGGCCAAAATATCTCAGTTACCTTAATGGATAAGAAACCAAACTTTATTTGTAATGCTTTGTTGTGGATTATAGGATGTTTTGTTCTGTTCACCTAGAGGAAACATTCAAGATCATCTAGCGGAGAATCATTGAACTACATTTTCTCTTagcaattaattttatccatctCGTCGATTGTTCGGAATTCGTCGAGAAGAAAAGACAATTTTGCAAAAAGAGagacattttaaaattttctttgcTTTCTAATTAAAAATACAGATAATAAAACAAGTAAAGTTTATTTAAATAAGGTCGTGTTTGTCGTCTCTATTTCGAAAGTCAACCCAGAAAAGGGAAAATCAACAGAAAATATGAAACTCAAAACAGGAACATATTTACAAATACTTCCAAATATTACTTATCTGTTGCAATAATTACTTGCCCGACTGTTACTTAATGAGAACCTCTATATACTAGGCAAATTTACTATATTTTTCCTTGTGAATACTACAGTTGATTGTGCTACTACCTGAGTCAAAATATCTCAACGTTGTAGAAACTTGTAAAGTAAACGGTTTTGTTATAGTATTTTCATCTTTTAGAGGGATCGCATTAATATGTTCATCGACCAAATTAATGAACTCCTCTGCCTCtggattggtggttcaatgcatacggcgctggtcttacaagtcagttatcatatgttcgagccccgacctggaaggattcaaagTGCCagtctgtacactaagaatcggctgcgaagtttgctgatacaaaaaggccaaattccacaagtgGAATGtattgccaagactttgcttttgccAAATATTTAGTCATTCGAATGAGCTCCTCAAAATTACCATCGGGTATTTTAAACGGATTGCTAATATCCTTAAACAATCGACAATGGCGAAGTAGCTTAATTTTTTCTTGTCAGCAGTTCCACTCTTTCTTATACGAATACTATTGCACAAAGAATACCTCCATTGCTCCTACGTAATAAATTTTTAATagttttactgaattttatctctaaaagaaaataaatgtttttctgaatttcttTCGCAAAAATGTTagagaaatttattttctttttcgtcaaaaaatttCTTCTTGAACGTGATGGGAATTCCATATTAAGAAAATAGACGAAATCTCTTTGCAATTTTCTTCTAGTTTAAGAAATTTTGGTACAGGAGCATAGTTGCTAAGTTCGATGagaagaaaaatgatttttttttaagagaAAGACATTTGaagattttcttttctttctagAGAATtgtgataatttttttctgtcacCAGAATTCGGCTGCTGGTGGTAtctcaaacaaactttttgccAGTCAAACTCACTGGGATTTAGAGAATTTCGATTTCTTGTTTTTAGATCTTGACTTTTCAAGGGTTTGAGACATCTGTCGAAAATTTTCCGTTTGCGTTGATAATGGGAATTTTCAAAAAGACTTAAGTGTATAGCAATTTTTTCACGCGACTTTACTTGATTCCTTTCCATATTGATTAAAATAAACAATACAACTGTTCAGTTCAAGGGAAATCAATAATACATTTCAATGAGGAACTGTGACCTTTTGGTTAGTTTAAGTTACTGCCAGTAAGTGTCATAATAATTTCGTGATTGTCCTTTAAGCATAAACATTCTTAAGTAATTTCTATCAGTAATGTAAAATTGTTCTATCCACTTCGAAAGAAAATGTTAGGGCAAAAATCCTTCTCGTCGCTTGCAGTTCCAACCTTCGTCTTGATTTTGTAGGGGAAAGAAATGTACAGCCCCAACTGGGTTTGACGCTGAATTCATTTTTATGGGATTCAGTATTTTGTTAAGATAAGTTCAATCAGTAACGGTGTCTTTTTCGTAGGTTTAACAGTTTATATTTAATTTACACTTTTGTTGTTCAATTGGTCGTCATTACTCAGTGCAAATATCCTAGTTACTGCATTTGCATCTGAGATAGTCAAACTAAGGTGGCAAATATTAATTTCGATAGTCTAACGACAAAAggacctaactgcaaatgacaatttctctttgtttacgtttcctttcacgatttaccggattgattttatatttgacgcctaACTCTTCACAAAACTTTCAAGTTAAaaccacaagctttcgatttatattagaAACTTTCAAGAAGTTACAGTAATAACTCCATAATaatcaaaagtaaacaaaaagaggctctcatttgcgattaggcccttttgtcgtgtgaCTATCGATTTAAAAGAATAGAATCTTTAGAACAAACTGATGTGCAGTTTGGTGTGTCCACTCAACTTAGTAAAAAGTTTCTTGTAGAAACTTCTGCACGTGCATTGAATTactatttccaaaaaaaatgatcTGCAGTAGAACACTTGTTTTTATGATTCGTTCTACGTCATTAGCACAAcagaaacaaaatcaaaacacgACAGTGCGTACGTTTTTTGCGAAATATCTAAAAATAGACCGCCACAGCAACACTTACAAAATCGTCTCAAGGATGCGTGCTTTGGCTCGATTAAAGTGTGGATTGTTTGTCATTTCAACGTGGTTCCGCTTCACCTCCCTTAGTTCCTCCTCCCGTTCGTGGCCCTTGTGTGTTGTTTGTTATTTCACTTATTCAAGCGTATACTTTTCAATCGTATTTACAGGGTTCATGGGTCGGTGGAATTATGCCTTTGGCCGGTCTTGTCGGTGGTATCCTTGGTGGACCGTTGATCGAGTACCTCGGTAGGAAGAACACCATTCTAGCAACGGCCACTCCGTTCATCATTTCATGGCTTCTGATTGCTTGTGCTAACCACGTGGCAATGGTTTTGGTTGGTAAGTAAACGAATTATGTTCCGAAATCGCTAATCAGCTAACGAAATTGCCTTACTTGTCACAGGTCGTGCTTTATCTGGGTTTTCCGTTGGTGTGGCATCGCTATCTTTGCCAGTTTACCTTGGTGAGACCGTACAACCGGAGGTCCGAGGTACCCTTGGATTGCTACCGACCGCGTTCGGTAATATTGGAATTCTGTTGTGCTTCGTTGCCGGAAAGTATATGGACTGGTCGGAACTGGCCTTCCTGGGAGCTTCACTACCGGTGCCATTCTTGATTCTGATGTTCTTGATTCCGGAAACACCACGTTGGTACGTTTCACGAGGTCGCGATGATCGTGCTCGGACAGCTTTACAGTGGCTTCGTGGCAAGAAAGCAGATGTCGATCCAGAGCTGAAGGGTATCATCAAGTCTCACCAGGATGCGGAACGACATGCTTCGAAAAGTGCTATGTTGGATCTGTTGAAAAAGTCCAATCTCAAGCCGTTACTTATTTCGCTCGGTttgatgttcttccagcaattgtCTGGTATCAACGCAGTCATCTTCTATACGGTGCAGATTTTCCAGGATGCAGGATCAACGATTGATGAGAACCTGTGCACAATCATTGTCGGTTTGGTAAACTTCATCGCGACCTTCATCGCAACCATGTTGATTGACCGACTGGGTAGAAAGATTCTACTTTACATCTCAGACGTAGCCATGATCATTACGCTTATGACGCTGGGCGGTTTCTTTTACGCCAAAAACAACGGACAGGATGTTTCACAAGTCGGTTGGCTGCCGTTAGCttcttttgttatttttgtactCGGGTTCTCGCTCGGATTTGGTCCGATTCCGTGGTTGATGATGGGTGAAATTTTACCCGGAAAAATCCGCGGCTCAGCAGCATCAGTTGCTACCGCTTTCAACTGGACGTGTACTTTTGTCGTCACGAAGACCTTCGCTGACGTCATCGGTGagtgtttttgtttgaaaagaATTTCTTGATCatgtttaattaatttattttcttcgTCGAAACAGGCGCTATCGGAACGCATGGAGCTTTTTGGCTATTCGGTTCGGTGTGCTGCGTGGGTTTGGTATTTGTGATATTGTACGTGCCAGAGACTCAAGGAAAATCTCTTGAGGATATTGAACGCAAGATGATGGGCCGTGTCAGGCGGATGAGTTCGGTTGCAAACATCAAGCCACTCTCGTTCAACATGTAGACATTTTACTACGCACCTTTACTTTGCTACACTTGGTTTAGGTTAAACTGCCCCATTAAATCCTTCTTCAGTGAGCTATCCAGCCGAAACAGTAAGAGACCTCAGCTCGAAAGTTTAGAATCTTTCTTTGATTTGTATTTGACCCTTGAAGCAGACATGACCTAAAGCATGTAGACGATATTCCACTGTTTCATTAGTGAATGTGATTAGACATTGTGGAAGGTAAAATGTAGGAAACGGGAGCCTTGAAACAGTAAGAGATGAAACGACGAAACGAGTAGCTAAGAGATTTAATGTGATAtgttatatagaaaacaaaagatAGCGTCTCTCATAGAGAGCCTGGATGAAGATTATCAAATATATAGTGCGCAATAGTTGAGAACTAATACAATGTTAGAATAGCTGCTGCCAATACAATTGTGCGTGAGatctttcatatttttaaagaataattttgacattttatttttttcctatttATAAAACTAGTGTTAAGTCCAAAATTGCCAGCGAAAACTGAGATTGATAACTAACAGCTAGTAGTGAAAAGAttgtaaatataaaatatttttaagtttgcTCTGGGATCGCCAGCGAGAAGAATAAGTTCCTTTCGTATATActaaaacataaacaaaaaataaaaataattaaaatttgaaagtgGAAAGTTGATGGACAGCAAGAAAGGCTTTTAAACATAGTGAAAATTTAGAACTTAGGTAAACCCCGCTTGGCATGACAGATTAGTTGTCTTAGAACAGTCCATCGAAGATACCAAAAATTAGATTGTACTGTATTTACTTCTATCCTCAAGAGAAGGCATTAGAGGCAAAGGTAAATTTTCCGTTGAACGCCTTACAACCCTTAAACGGCGTTATTTGTCGAATCTCTAGCAAAATCAAACATGGCAGCACACATATTTTGCCCTTTAACTATTTTGTTATTTAAGTATAATGAATTGCAGTAGTTTGATAGACActcaaatttattatttcattatggaATAATTGTTCAATGTACAATATTGTATAgaataaaatataatttataccATCAAATACTTTTTTGACTTACAGTTTTGTGGGTGGGGGGTGGTGGTAAAACTTTTAtataaatacatagatgattgaaatatttttgctttacaaatgtttaaaatcgttttcaAACTCAAAGGAAAAGTTATCACGACAAGAATACTATAAAATACTATCGGTAGCTATGGATTATGCATATAtagaaaaatgaacaaaaaccaGTTATGTCgttattaaaaattatattgagTGAattatgtgatgtatttgcattAAATTTAATTGTCGTCAAAACTATCAGTATATATCGAGTCTTAACCttttataccaagaaaaacAAACACGTGTCATAAGGTTTCCTCTTTCATACTCTTTAATACCTTTCATTACAGAAaacacaaattttgaattacttGTAGTAACAgattggctgaaaagttcgtatcgtttctatgagagggcgccactagaattaaatccataccattttcagttagtaccaaccttcaaaagatacgtgtataaatttgacagctgtctgattattagtttgtgaaatattgcattttgagtgaagctacttttgttattgtgaaaaaaaatggaaaaaaaggaatttcgtgtgttgatgaaaaacTACTttctgatgaaaaaagtgccgccgataccaaaaaatggcttgatgagtgttatccaaacTCTGCACcgagcgaagcaacaattcgtaagtggtttgcaaaatttcgcactggtcatatgagcaccgaagacgatgaacgcagttgacgtccaaaagaggctgttaccgatgaaaacgtgaaaaaaatccacaaaatgattttcaatgaccgtaaagtgaagttgatcgagatagctgacaccctaaagatatcaaagaaacgtgttggacatattattcacgaatatttggatatgaggaagctttgtgcaaaatgggtgccgcgtgagctcacaatcgatcaaaaacaacaacgaaaaaccatgctgaaattgaacgaattgggcttcgaattgctccctcatccaccgtattctccagatttggcccccagtgactttttcctgttctcagacctcaagagaatgccagctggtaaaaaaaattagaagcaatgaagaggtaatcgctgaaactgaggcctattttgtgagatattgcattttgagtgaagctagttttgttattttgaaataaatggaaaaaaaggaatttcgtgtgttgatgaaacactactttttgatgaaaaaaagtgccgccgataccaaaaaatggcttgatgagtgttatccagactctgcaccgggcgaagcaacaattcgtaagtggtttgcaaaatttcgtactggtcatatgagcaccgaagacgataaacgcagtggacgtccaaaagaggctgttaccgatgaaaacgtgaaaaaaatccacaaaatgattttcaatgaccgtaaagtgaagttgatcgagatagctgacaccctaaagatatcaaagaaacgtgttggacatattattcacgaatatttggatatgagaaagctttgtgcaaaatgggtgccgcgtgagctcacaatcgatcaaaaacaacaacgaattgatgattttgagcagtgtttggagctgttatatcgaaataaaaccgatttttttcgtcgatatataacaatggacgaaacatggctccatcacttcactccggagtccaatcgacagtcagctgagtggactgcacgcgatgaaccgaacccaaagcgtggaatgactcaacaatcggccggtaaggttatggcgtctgtattttgggattcgcatggtataattttcatcgactaccttgaaaagggaaaaaccatcaacagtgattattatatagcgttattagagcgtttgaaggacgaaatttcaaaaaaacggcctcatttgaagaagaaaaaagttcgagccccgacctggaaggattcatagtgtcagtaggatcgtagtatgcAATgattcggctgcgaagtctgttgaaacagaaaggttaatttccacaaaaggaatgtaacgtCAATAATTTGCTTTGCTAGACAGATGTCTAAGAAACAACCTTTTCAGAGCTTTGCGTGAGAGATGGAAGATCTGAACAGTCTATACGTGATTGTAGTAAATCATCAACACAAGTAACCTTGCAAACATCACATCGAACAGAGAGCAGATTTAAGTCAATAAGCTTGCAGCCATCTTCGTATCTTGGAAGGTTTAATTGGTTTCtccacggaagaagaagaaattgCGAAACGGATGAATTTGTGTAGGATTGTTTGGAGGCGTTAAACACCATGAAGATAAAAAGGTGATCAGACAACAAGTGCATATTCGAACATAGAGCGTATCAAGGCACAGTACAGTAGATCGGGTTAGATgaggctccagtagtcatctcatgtaTGGAAACCATtaattagagtgagatctgctgaggaacaacaaagccgcgggcaatgccCAATTGCTCAAACATGAGatagaggcactggctagatcGCTGAACCCATCACAcattcgatcgagaacagctatggcaaattatgcacgaatacggttttccgaATAAAGTAGCGCGGTTGGTTAATGCAACGATGGATAGTGTGatatgctacgtccgagtatctggggcaCTCtcaagtcccttcgaatctcagagatggcttcggAAAGGTGATGAGCTCTCTTGTCTCTTGTTTAATACTGCTTTGGAAGGtgtgagcgaggatcgacacgagtggactGATCTTCCGAAAGACCGTACTGGTTTTTCGCTTCGATGACGATGGATTAAAAACCGAAGCTAGCGAATTGGACTAACTATGAaggcgtcgaaaacaaaatacacgaGCGGAAAAGGTTCTAAAAAAAGCTTTGTTCAAAAAGTTAGTTTATCTCATCTAtgaatatgtgcaaaaatatttagaaaataTAACTATTTAAAAAATAGACGGGAGAGTCATGTCCAAAACATAATTAAATGCCCTAGATACGAATGAAGTGACAATCTTtcttcacacttctgaatatctatCATCGTTATCTTCAATTCAATAAataaattgtgcaagcttttacTTTcacgcttccagaattgtaacgatgC comes from Malaya genurostris strain Urasoe2022 chromosome 3, Malgen_1.1, whole genome shotgun sequence and encodes:
- the LOC131439223 gene encoding facilitated trehalose transporter Tret1 isoform X1; the encoded protein is MSSNRQGGPVGRIVDKIKRTMTNEGDETRDPLQHGYQRVNTAEGSLSTSTTGTSLDTIVLDTNAEDLNSTPRIAAQRTFSPILEAEDTNPFLDPLTSRSPPGSESKTKSKSSLKGSRVVFDEEDRFDESDEGFRKQREHFQKHKSHSTSEHKNQLIKELRHLLAADNRRQYQGKKHVSLDVQSSKVLEELLRASSSEDDFEGQRKQFQERKHKSLDARHISFKFEKEPSPSSSDEDFEPSSSLLRIDADITKPVIIDLKDLDSSEDEDYISSRKQFQQAKSMSTDSRKSIRFFEMEMGTKDENIRSAVPFVRQITEEGKPKLEVYRPTTNPIYIWSQVLAALSVSLGSMVVGFSSAYTSPALVSMKDRNITSFEVTDQSGSWVGGIMPLAGLVGGILGGPLIEYLGRKNTILATATPFIISWLLIACANHVAMVLVGRALSGFSVGVASLSLPVYLGETVQPEVRGTLGLLPTAFGNIGILLCFVAGKYMDWSELAFLGASLPVPFLILMFLIPETPRWYVSRGRDDRARTALQWLRGKKADVDPELKGIIKSHQDAERHASKSAMLDLLKKSNLKPLLISLGLMFFQQLSGINAVIFYTVQIFQDAGSTIDENLCTIIVGLVNFIATFIATMLIDRLGRKILLYISDVAMIITLMTLGGFFYAKNNGQDVSQVGWLPLASFVIFVLGFSLGFGPIPWLMMGEILPGKIRGSAASVATAFNWTCTFVVTKTFADVIGAIGTHGAFWLFGSVCCVGLVFVILYVPETQGKSLEDIERKMMGRVRRMSSVANIKPLSFNM
- the LOC131439223 gene encoding facilitated trehalose transporter Tret1 isoform X2, with the protein product MVKLLMRADTHVSFSVPAEEPVAKCTFSQVLAALSVSLGSMVVGFSSAYTSPALVSMKDRNITSFEVTDQSGSWVGGIMPLAGLVGGILGGPLIEYLGRKNTILATATPFIISWLLIACANHVAMVLVGRALSGFSVGVASLSLPVYLGETVQPEVRGTLGLLPTAFGNIGILLCFVAGKYMDWSELAFLGASLPVPFLILMFLIPETPRWYVSRGRDDRARTALQWLRGKKADVDPELKGIIKSHQDAERHASKSAMLDLLKKSNLKPLLISLGLMFFQQLSGINAVIFYTVQIFQDAGSTIDENLCTIIVGLVNFIATFIATMLIDRLGRKILLYISDVAMIITLMTLGGFFYAKNNGQDVSQVGWLPLASFVIFVLGFSLGFGPIPWLMMGEILPGKIRGSAASVATAFNWTCTFVVTKTFADVIGAIGTHGAFWLFGSVCCVGLVFVILYVPETQGKSLEDIERKMMGRVRRMSSVANIKPLSFNM